The Saprospiraceae bacterium region CGTCTTGGATTTAGGCGTGCCGGATGCGCTCGATTTAAATAAATTAAAAGCGCTGTTGAAAATTTTGGGGAATGGATGAGAAGGGATATTGGGAAGGAGCGGCGACTTTTAGGCTTTTAGGCATTTAGGCTTTTAGGCTTTTAGGCTTTTAGGCCCGATAAAATAAAGCTAACTTTTTCTTTACTAAAATATTATGCAATTTTATCGGGATTTAGGCTTTTAGGCTTTTAGGCTTTTAGGCTTTTAGGCTTTTAGGCTTTTAGGCTTTTAGGCTTTTAGGCTTTTAGGCTTTTAGGCTTTTAGGCTTTTAGGCTTTTAGGCTTTTAGGCTTTTAGGCTTTTAGGCTTTTAGGCTTTTAGGCTTTTAGGCTTTTAGGTAAATCCAATGTTAAAACTTAAAGTTCCTGTAAATTAAAATTTTTTTGAAATTTCAGCTGAACGAACTCTCTTCTTTGAGCTTTGAGTTTTATGCTTCCGGCTGTAAGCCTGATCCGCATTTTATCTTTTGGTCTTCCGCCTTTTTTCAGTAAACGCTTTTTTCAACAACTTTTGAATATTTTCATCCGGTTCCAACTGATCCATTTGTTGCATGACCCATGGATACCTGAAAGAAACATAATTAGACAGCGGTTTGACCTTATACCTTTTCGGATTGGGTAAACTTGCTGCAATCATAGCAGCTTGTTCGCGGCTCAGGTCCTTTGCATCTGTATTAAAATAAGCCCGCGATGCCGCCTGTATGCCAAAAACGCCTTTACCCATTTCAGCACAGTTGAGATACATTTCGAGGATTCTTTTTTTTGACCAGAGCAATTCAATCATCAGGGTAAAATATACTTCCAGTCCTTTTCGAATCCAGGATCTTCCCTGCCAAAGAAAAACGTTTTTTGCCACCTGCTGGGAGATGGTTGATGCACCCCTCATGCGCTTTGGTTTTTTCTTGTTGTGTTCGAGTGCTTTTTCAATGCTTTCAAAATCAAATCCATTGTGCTCCAAAAAGATCTGATCTTCGGATCCGATAACAGCAAGAGCTGCATGAGGCGAAATATTCCTGAAGCTCACATAATCCCGGTGGCAGCCTTGTCCGGAAAAAATGCTGGCAAGTTGAGTGGTGGTAACCGGTGGAAAAACGAGGATCAGCATCAATAGGTACAACCAATGCGCAGCAACCACCAGGCCTGCCCAGAAGAATGTTTTCGTATACCAGGCCCAGGATTTGTACCTGTGGTAAAATCCTAGAATGGACATCCCAAGTTTCTTTCTAAACTCTATCATGTTTGGCTCTGCCAAATTTATGTATGTTTGGCAAATATTTCAATGCTATGGTCTGGCTTTTCAGAATTCTTGTTTTTTTTATAGCCTGTTTTTTCATCCTTCCCTGGTTTCAGGTAGAAGATCCATTCAGGTCCCTGGCTTTGCGCTTTTTTTCGCGTCCTGCCACTGCCTGGATGTACCAGCACGATTGCAAACCCGACCGCGTGTATTTATTTGAGTATTATGTGGATTACACACTCTACCAACAACGTTATGACGGATACATTGAAAGTCTCGATCACAAAATCCCCGAAAACCTGCGTTGTTCAGGCCCATTGAGTTCAAAAGTGGAAATGCCCATCCGCTTTTTTCCCTATTTCAGATACTGGAGCGAACCGGAAGATGCCATAAGGCCTTCGTTGATTCTTTTTATCATGCTGAACGGGGTAAAATTCGGTTCGGTATTTTTGCTGGTGCTTACGTTTGTAAGGAGGAAGGGAGAGAAAGCTTAAAGCACAAAGCTGAAAGCTAAAAGTTATTTTGATGTATCCTTTGAACTAACTTTTGTTAGTTTGATTATTATATTTAGGGGACTTCTAAATATTCATAAAAATACCTATCTTTTGGGAAAAATTCTATATGGCCAAAATCATTACACCAAAGCAACAACTTGAGCTATTTGAGTGGGATGCGCTTGTTGAAAAACTTCGTTCTTTTGATAAAGATCCATTAGCTAAGCTTAACGATTACATCAGATTTGAATATTTTCGAAAGGAGCTGGAAAAAATTGTTAAAAGAACGGGAGAAGGTCCCGGCAGGCCATCTTATGATGTAGTGATGATGTTCAAGTTATTAATTGTTCAAAGAATATATGATTTAAGTGATGAATCAATGGAATTCCAAATAGCAGACCGGACAAGTTTTAAATTATTTTTAGGAATACGAGGAACGGATCAGATTCCTGACGCAAGAACAATCTGGTCGTTCAAGAATGAATTGAGTTTAAAGAAGGCGGATAAAAGGTTATTCAAAAAACTGGATCAACTATTACACCAGAATAGGGTAATAATAAATAAGGGTAGTATTGTAGATGCTCATATTGTAGAAAGCGAAATTAACCGCAATAGTAAAGAGGATAATGACTTAATAAAGAATGGGCAAATACCACAAGAATGGGAGGACAACCCAAATATTGGAAGACAAAAAGATTCCGATGCCCGCTGGGTAAAGCACCATAATCGCAAAGCCTACGGCTATAAAGATCATGTGAAGATCGATAAAAACACCAAACTGATTACCAACTATGAAATAACCCCTGCGAATGTTTATGATGGTGAAATGACGGATGTATTGATAGAAAAACGGGATAAAGGAAAACGCTTATATGGAGATTCGGCAAGCTGGGATTTCCGAGAACGAATCCGGAAGAAAGGGATGATACCTTGTATAAATCAGAAAGGAAGAAGAAACCGTCCATTAAACGACAGGGAGCAAGACAGAAATACGAACTTATCAAGAACACGTGCACGAGTTGAACATGTATTTGGTTGTATCACCACGATGTTTGGAAAAATGAAATTACGATGCATAGGTAAAGTAAGATCTTCTTTTCAAATTGGACTGACAAACATAACATATAATTTATTCCGGATTATCCAACTAAAAAGAAAAGTAGCATGGGCATAGTGTGCCCGGAACTGAAAAATCACAAATAAATTCACGAAATTGTTGAAAACCGGATCGAAATTGTTGAAAAACCTTGCTTGCAAAAGCTCCATTGTAGCCTTTGAAGTTTAAATGAATATCATTTGAACAAATGAAACGAACTTTTTTAATAAATAGAAGTCCCCTTTATATTATAATAGAAATATTTTATATTAACAGCGATTTGTCGTCTTCCTTTTCGCTTTAAGCTTCAAGCTTTTCGCTTATTCATCGGATGAAACTGCAAAATCGTTTCCCTCAGATAATGCAGATCCAGATGGGTATATATTTCTGTAGTAGTAATGCTTTCATGACCCAGCATTTCTTGTACGGCCCTGAGATTGGCACCGCCTTCGACCAGGTGTGTAGCAAAAGAATGTCGAAAGGTATGCGGACTCACATCTTTCTGAATACCGGCACGCGCCACATTGAGTTTTACGATATTAAATATGCTGACCCTCGATAATTTTTTTCCAAACCTGTTGAGAAACAGGAAATCCTGATGAGACCTGGCAATAGCAATTTTATTGCGTTCGTTGTTTGTGTAATATTCAATTTGTTTGAGCGCCTGAAGGCCAATCGGAACCAGTCTTTCCTTATTGCCTTTTCCAATTACTTTGACAAATCCTTCTTCCTTGTAAACATTGGATAACAACAAATCCGTCAACTCACTCACTCGCAAACCACAGGCATAAAGCGTTTCGAGGATGGCCCTGTCGCGGTGTCCAAATTCTTTGCTTAAATCAACTACAGCAAAAATTTTATCGATTTCTTCAACCCGCAATACATCAGGCAGCTTTCTGATCCACTTGGGACCTTCGATGAGTTCGGTAGGATCATCCTGGATGCAATTTTCAATCAACAGGTATTTATAAAATGCCTTGATGCCGGAAAGGATTCTGGCTTGAGAGGTTTCCGTAAAACCAAAATTATGGATCCAGTTTAAAAATAATTCAATTTGCCCGGTTTGAATCAGAGATGGAGAAAGCCCATTTAAATTTTCTTCGCAATACTGTTTCAGTTTTTCAACATCCCGCAAATAAGCTTGTATAGAATGGCCTGACAATGATTTTTCGAGTTGCAGATACTGATGAAAGCCCGATAATGCCGATTGCCAATCCATGAGGTAAATATAAGCCGGAGATCCTGGCCACAAGCTCTGATGTAAAAGACTTATTTTTGCCTTTTAAGCAACATAATTTATTTATAATGTCTTATCGCGAATATGCTCAAAACCTCGATCTTCAAGATAACTTAGCAGCATTCAGAGACCGGTTTCACATTCCTAAAACAATAGAGGGCAAAGATTGCATTTACTTGTGTGGCAATTCATTAGGGCTACAATCGAAAGGAATCCGTGGAATCGTTGAACAAGAGTTGGCTGATTGGGAGAAATTCGGTGTTCACGGCCACCACGATGCCAAGCAACCCTGGTACCGGTATCATGAATTCCTGACGGAACCCATGGCTGAGATCATTGGGGCAAAACCTCTTGAGACCGTTGTCATGAATACCCTGACGGTCAATGTGCATCTGATGCTGGTCTCTTTTTACCGTCCGAATGCAAAACGAAACAAAATTCTTATTGAATACAGCAGTTTTCCTTCTGATCGTTATGCGGTTGAATCGCAGATCAGATTTCACGGCTATGACCCTAAAGAATCTTTGATCATCTTGGAACCCGAAGAAGGAACAGATTATGTGAGTCAAACTCAGATCTCCCGGATTTTCGAAAAACACGGCGAACAAATCGCACTCGCACTGATCGGTTCTGTAAATTACTACACGGGGCAGGCTTACCCTTTGAAATACTTAACCGGCCTGGCGCATCAATACGGTTGTAAAATTGGATTTGACCTGGCGCATGGTGCCGGAAATTTATTGTTAAATCTGCACGACGACGGACCGGATTTTGCAGTCTGGTGCGGCTATAAATATTTGAACGGTGGGCCTGGATCATTGGCCGGTTGTTTTGTCCACGAGCGGCATGCACAGGACCAGAATTTGCCCAGATTTGCGGGTTGGTGGGGTCACGATAAATCCAAACGATTTTTGATGCAGCCAAAATTTGAAGTCATGCCGGGAGCAGAAGGCTGGCAATTGAGCAATCCGCCTATTTTACCCATGGCTTGTTTGCTGGAATCTCTTCTGATCTTCAAAGAGGCGGGGATGCAGTCCATCAGAAAAAAGAACCTGACGATGGGGACTCTTCTTATTCAATGGATACACGAATTGAATCATCCCAATATTGAGATTCTGACTCCGGAAAATTCTGATGAAAGGGGAGCACAATTGTCTATTCGTTTGAAGAATGCCGATAAATCTATCTTTAACAAAATTAGCGATAAAGGAATCATTGCCGACTGGCGCGAACCCGATGTAATCAGAATCGCTCCGGTTGCTCTCTACAACAGTTATTCCGATGTTGCAAGTTTTATGGACATTTTTAAAAGCGTTTTGTATGAAAAGGGATGAACATAAAATTCTGATCGCCGGCAGCGGACTGGTAGGCAGTTTAACAGCACTCCGCTTACTACAGCTTGGATTTGATGTCGAGCTTTTTGAATCGCGTTCAGATATGCGTCGAACGGATATCAGTGCAGGCCGCTCGATCAATCTTGCTCTTTCACACAGAGGTATACGGGCACTGGAACTATGTGGACTGGGACCTGAAATGATGTCCAATGCTATTGCCATGCACGGCAGAATGATCCATGGTCTTGACGGGAGCTTACAATTTCAGGAATACAGTACGAGAAAAGGAGAACACATCAATTCAATCAGCCGCCGGAGCCTCAATGTCGTGATCATGGATGCCATTGAAAAAATAAAGCCGGATTGCATTCATTTCAATCACAGGTTGGTTGGCATCGGTAAATACTCCGATGAATATTTTTTCGAAAACGATCAAAAAGAAATCATCAGCAGAAAAGATTCAATCCTGATCGGAGCTGATGGAGCTGGCTCTGCTGCGAGGAAATGGATGCTGGACCAGACTCCGCATTTTCATTTTGACTACAGCCAGCGTTACCAAAATTATGGATACAAAGAACTGACCATTCCACCCGGTGCCAACGGCGAATTTGTCATCGAAAAAAATGCATTGCACATCTGGCCCAGGGGGCACTTCATGATGATTGCGCTGCCCAATCCAGATGCCACTTACACGGCCACTTTGTTCCTACCTTACCATGGAAACGAGAGTTTTGACCGTTTACAATCAAACGAACAGTTGTTAGCATTTTACCACACTTATTTCCAGGATGCATTACCACTCATACCTGAACTGAATCGCGAATTTTTTGAACACCCTACGGGGTATTTGTATACTGTAAAATGCTTTCCCTGGAATTATCAGGATAAAATTCTGCTCATCGGCGACGCAGCACATGCAATCATACCTTTCTACGGACAGGGAATGAATTGTGGATTCGAAGATGTTTTTATTTTAGATCAGTTAATAGCGCAACATACAGATTGGCTGGAGTTGTTTTCTGCTTTTTCCAAAGCCAGAAAGCAAAATGGAGACGCCATTGCAGATCTCGCAGAAGATAATTTCATCGAAATGCGCGACAAAGTTGCAGATCCCGTATTTCAACGCAAACGCAAACTGGAAATACTCCTGGAGAAATCCTTTCCCGAATATTATTCCAAATATGCTTTGGTTACTTTCAGGCCCGACATCAGCTATTACGATGCCATGATCCAGGGAAGGAAACAAGATGATCTGCTTATGGAAATCTGCAGTAAGGAAACACAAGAATGGAATGAGGCGGAATTGAGGGCTGTTTATGATCGAATTGTAAAAGGGTGATGGGGAGAAGGATTGGGAGAATAGCTGGTAGGCTGGTAGGCTTGGAGGCTTGGAGGCTTGTAGGCTTGTAGGCTGGTAGGCTGGTAGGCTTGGAGGAAATGTGACTGCGCGAAAAAGGTTTAACTTTTAGGTCATTCTTTTTCAATACTAACGTCCATTAGTTGCATCATCTACCAACGAACAACTATCAGCTGCCAACTGATTACTGAATACTGAATACTGACTACTGACTACTCACTTATCCTGTTTTGCAAAAACCTTTTTCAGCAGATCGGATGTGCGTGCGGATAAATTGTGGCGTATGTCTTTTTCTTCTTCTTCGATTTTTTTGAAGAGTCCGTCGAGTGCTTTTTGGGTGACGTGATCCGACATATCCGGATTGGCTTTTTTGACGAAAGGAATTTGATTGTACTGGGTCACTGCTGAATTCCACAATTGCAGTGCACCTACTTTGCTCATGGATTCATCGATTACAGGTTTGAAGGCGTTGTATAATGCTGTTCGCGTAGTGCGATTTAAATACATCGTAGCGGCATTGTCCTCTCCTTTCAAAATATTCAATGCATCTGCAATCGTCATCTGCTTGATGGCATCGATAAAAATGGGTTTGGCTTTAATGGCTGCATCTTCAGCCGCGCGATTCAATTTTTCGATGACATCGTCTTCAATGCTATTGAATCCTGGTATCACGCGCAATTTGTTGCAGACCTGCTTGGCATCCTCCGGTAATGCGATTTTGTAGATACTTTTAAAATAGCCGTCTTTTTGAGAGAGCAAATCGGAGCCATTGACGGCTCCTTTGGTCAAAGCTTCTTTAAGACCAGAGGCGATGTCATCGTTACTCAAATCGATTCCGGTAACTTTTTTAAATAACTTATCAAATTGGGCATTGCAGGATTGAAAAAGCAAGGCCATTGGGATCAGCAATAATATAGATCTCATGTTGTTTTCCTTTAGAACAACAAAACTAAGTGCCTCCATGCATTCCTTTGGTTAAATCTTTGTGAAAACCCTCCATCCTGACTTTCAACAATTTGCATTGGGGTGAATAAAATCCCCATTTTTAAATACATATCATTGTATTTTTACCGCTTTGTTTCGCGAAATAAAGCCTGAACATCCATGCCACCACCTAATGACCACCACAAATTAAGTCTCGGCGGTTTACTTATAACACTTGGGATCATTTTTGGAGACATCGGAACATCTCCGCTGTATGTGATGCAAGCCATCACCAAAGGAAAAGTCATTTCTCCCGAACTCGTTTTAGGAGGGGTGTCCTGTGTTTTATGGACCCTTATCATCCTTACGACGATCAAATACATTTATCTGGCACTTAATGCAGACAATAAAGGCGAAGGTGGAATTTTTGCCCTTTATGCCAAAGTAAGGCGTTACAATTCCAGTTGGGTCATATATCCGGCCATTATTGGGTGTGCCACCCTGATTGCAGATGGTTTTATCACCCCACCCATCTCTATTTCTGCAGCCGTGGAAGGACTCACCATCATGTTTCCGGGCATTCGAACCGTTCCCATTGTGATAGGCATCATTATAGCCATTTTCACCTTTCAGCAGGCTGGAACGCAAGCTGTTGGAAAGGCATTTGGCCCCATTATGCTGATCTGGTTCAGCATGTTAGGAACTCTGGGAGTCATCCAAATCTTCGGCCACACAGAAGTTTTAGCAGCTTTCAATCCAAAATATGCCATTGAACTTTTAACCCATTACCCACAAGGATTTTGGTTGTTAGGAGCGGTATTTCTATGTACAACGGGAGCTGAGGCCCTATATTCAGATCTGGGACATTGCGGCAAACAAAATATTCGGGTGAGTTGGTCTTTTGTGTTGGTTTGTCTGCTATTAAATTATTTCGGACAGGCAGCATGGTTGCTGGATAATCTCAACGGACAAAAAATCACCTCTTCCACGCGCATTTTCTACGAGCTCATGCCAGGCTGGTTTCTTCCATTTGGCATCGCTATCGCTACAGCGGCAACGATCATCGCCAGTCAAGCTTTGATCAGCGGAGTATTTACACTGGTCAATGAAGCCATGAAACTGCACCTTTGGTTCAGAATGCGGGTAAACTATCCATCCAAATTCAAAGGCCAGGTCTATATACCTTCGATCAACTGGTTTCTGATGTTTGGCTGTATCGCTGTGCAACTCATTTTTCAAACCGCTGAAGCCATGGAGGCTGCTTACGGTTTGGCCATCACCATCGATATGTTGATGACGACATTATTGCTGAGTTATTTTTACAAAATCAAATCGCATAAAACATGGCTGGGCCTTGCCTTGCTGATATTCTATTTATGTTTTGAAACGACCTTCCTGATCTCTAATTTTGACAAACTACTGCATGGCGGATGGTTCACACTCATTTTAACCGTCGTTTT contains the following coding sequences:
- the mtgA gene encoding monofunctional biosynthetic peptidoglycan transglycosylase translates to MSILGFYHRYKSWAWYTKTFFWAGLVVAAHWLYLLMLILVFPPVTTTQLASIFSGQGCHRDYVSFRNISPHAALAVIGSEDQIFLEHNGFDFESIEKALEHNKKKPKRMRGASTISQQVAKNVFLWQGRSWIRKGLEVYFTLMIELLWSKKRILEMYLNCAEMGKGVFGIQAASRAYFNTDAKDLSREQAAMIAASLPNPKRYKVKPLSNYVSFRYPWVMQQMDQLEPDENIQKLLKKAFTEKRRKTKR
- a CDS encoding IS5 family transposase, with amino-acid sequence MAKIITPKQQLELFEWDALVEKLRSFDKDPLAKLNDYIRFEYFRKELEKIVKRTGEGPGRPSYDVVMMFKLLIVQRIYDLSDESMEFQIADRTSFKLFLGIRGTDQIPDARTIWSFKNELSLKKADKRLFKKLDQLLHQNRVIINKGSIVDAHIVESEINRNSKEDNDLIKNGQIPQEWEDNPNIGRQKDSDARWVKHHNRKAYGYKDHVKIDKNTKLITNYEITPANVYDGEMTDVLIEKRDKGKRLYGDSASWDFRERIRKKGMIPCINQKGRRNRPLNDREQDRNTNLSRTRARVEHVFGCITTMFGKMKLRCIGKVRSSFQIGLTNITYNLFRIIQLKRKVAWA
- the xerD gene encoding site-specific tyrosine recombinase XerD, coding for MDWQSALSGFHQYLQLEKSLSGHSIQAYLRDVEKLKQYCEENLNGLSPSLIQTGQIELFLNWIHNFGFTETSQARILSGIKAFYKYLLIENCIQDDPTELIEGPKWIRKLPDVLRVEEIDKIFAVVDLSKEFGHRDRAILETLYACGLRVSELTDLLLSNVYKEEGFVKVIGKGNKERLVPIGLQALKQIEYYTNNERNKIAIARSHQDFLFLNRFGKKLSRVSIFNIVKLNVARAGIQKDVSPHTFRHSFATHLVEGGANLRAVQEMLGHESITTTEIYTHLDLHYLRETILQFHPMNKRKA
- the kynU gene encoding kynureninase encodes the protein MSYREYAQNLDLQDNLAAFRDRFHIPKTIEGKDCIYLCGNSLGLQSKGIRGIVEQELADWEKFGVHGHHDAKQPWYRYHEFLTEPMAEIIGAKPLETVVMNTLTVNVHLMLVSFYRPNAKRNKILIEYSSFPSDRYAVESQIRFHGYDPKESLIILEPEEGTDYVSQTQISRIFEKHGEQIALALIGSVNYYTGQAYPLKYLTGLAHQYGCKIGFDLAHGAGNLLLNLHDDGPDFAVWCGYKYLNGGPGSLAGCFVHERHAQDQNLPRFAGWWGHDKSKRFLMQPKFEVMPGAEGWQLSNPPILPMACLLESLLIFKEAGMQSIRKKNLTMGTLLIQWIHELNHPNIEILTPENSDERGAQLSIRLKNADKSIFNKISDKGIIADWREPDVIRIAPVALYNSYSDVASFMDIFKSVLYEKG
- a CDS encoding FAD-dependent monooxygenase, producing MKRDEHKILIAGSGLVGSLTALRLLQLGFDVELFESRSDMRRTDISAGRSINLALSHRGIRALELCGLGPEMMSNAIAMHGRMIHGLDGSLQFQEYSTRKGEHINSISRRSLNVVIMDAIEKIKPDCIHFNHRLVGIGKYSDEYFFENDQKEIISRKDSILIGADGAGSAARKWMLDQTPHFHFDYSQRYQNYGYKELTIPPGANGEFVIEKNALHIWPRGHFMMIALPNPDATYTATLFLPYHGNESFDRLQSNEQLLAFYHTYFQDALPLIPELNREFFEHPTGYLYTVKCFPWNYQDKILLIGDAAHAIIPFYGQGMNCGFEDVFILDQLIAQHTDWLELFSAFSKARKQNGDAIADLAEDNFIEMRDKVADPVFQRKRKLEILLEKSFPEYYSKYALVTFRPDISYYDAMIQGRKQDDLLMEICSKETQEWNEAELRAVYDRIVKG
- a CDS encoding DUF4197 domain-containing protein, whose amino-acid sequence is MRSILLLIPMALLFQSCNAQFDKLFKKVTGIDLSNDDIASGLKEALTKGAVNGSDLLSQKDGYFKSIYKIALPEDAKQVCNKLRVIPGFNSIEDDVIEKLNRAAEDAAIKAKPIFIDAIKQMTIADALNILKGEDNAATMYLNRTTRTALYNAFKPVIDESMSKVGALQLWNSAVTQYNQIPFVKKANPDMSDHVTQKALDGLFKKIEEEEKDIRHNLSARTSDLLKKVFAKQDK
- a CDS encoding KUP/HAK/KT family potassium transporter, producing the protein MPPPNDHHKLSLGGLLITLGIIFGDIGTSPLYVMQAITKGKVISPELVLGGVSCVLWTLIILTTIKYIYLALNADNKGEGGIFALYAKVRRYNSSWVIYPAIIGCATLIADGFITPPISISAAVEGLTIMFPGIRTVPIVIGIIIAIFTFQQAGTQAVGKAFGPIMLIWFSMLGTLGVIQIFGHTEVLAAFNPKYAIELLTHYPQGFWLLGAVFLCTTGAEALYSDLGHCGKQNIRVSWSFVLVCLLLNYFGQAAWLLDNLNGQKITSSTRIFYELMPGWFLPFGIAIATAATIIASQALISGVFTLVNEAMKLHLWFRMRVNYPSKFKGQVYIPSINWFLMFGCIAVQLIFQTAEAMEAAYGLAITIDMLMTTLLLSYFYKIKSHKTWLGLALLIFYLCFETTFLISNFDKLLHGGWFTLILTVVFAIVVFVHYNAQKIRNKHTRFVPLNDYVPVLKDVIADESISKESSHLVYLSMSESKNLIDSNIMYSILRKKPKRADVYWFVHVAIVDDPYSKSFHVDTIVPGQIFFVHLKFGFKVQHRVNSMFHEIVEQMVASGEVSIKSTYPSIRKHNIDSDFKFILLHTRVSADTELTGFEQWVVRTYRMLKKFSLPAVEDFGLEMSNVEEELVPILVGPKAEIHLHREM